A window of Solanum stenotomum isolate F172 chromosome 9, ASM1918654v1, whole genome shotgun sequence genomic DNA:
ACCTCGGTATGCTCTGATACTGAATTtaagtgtgtgaccatctcatctaaaagcctAATTTGTTAGAGAAagcacttttattatttaattatattctcaacagaaaCAATTTAGATATCTAATCTGAGTCTACCAGAGAAAGAGCCAAATCAGGAGGGCTGAAACAAAAGGAATCCTAGAACGGCTCCATGAAATAAAAACATAGTTCAAGATGGAATGATTGTATAACAAACTATTATACGACAGTAAATTGCATTTCTAAGATGCTCAACATGTTCATAAGATAAAGTTTCAAAGAACTGATATTAAAACAGATTTATGATCTTATAAAATTGACGACTCTTTTAGACACAAGTAAATTAGAAAATGTCAGAACTTATTACATCTAACAGAGTACAGGTAGCACATATAGAAGAAAAAGTTAGATGGCCTCCCCATGTGTTAAGACCTCCAAAATGCACTGGTTTGTAGGTTTGACAACAAGATAACTAAGATTTTAGAGGTGCACTAAGTCACACGGAGAAAAATGGTTTCCATCCTTAAGTCCTTCGAAATTCATGTAGACTTGGTTAAAAACAGAACacaatcaaaccaaaaaatctGCATGAGTTATGCCAAACAGTTGAGATTAAACTAGACAGTAGAAACCATAGAGAGATGTGTGGGAGATTTAGGAAACCCCTAATTTTCTTTTAAGACCTAATCATTCAGTATAGGAATGCAATGGACCTCAACAAAATGAATGGATATTGAGAATTCATATAATAACTGACCTCAATGGTTTCAGAATTGAAATAATAGTTGATTGAGTAATGATAAATGCAAGTGTGTAGACATGCACACACATATAAAAGGTGTATGTGTGTGTGCATTCATGCGCTGCAGAATATCTTCACTAGGAAAGAATAGAGAATCAGCAGTTAAAGGAAACACCTAAGAAGCAGTGCTTGTAAgaaaattttcttatcataATTTAAGTTCTTTTAGATTTATAGCTGGACTTAAAACCACTAGGATTGGAGAACTGTCTAGACAGGAAACAACATTGCACACTATACCAAAGGAAATATCTAGAGGAAACTGTAACTAACCCACCCCCTCCCCAAATCAACTGGTATGATAAGCTGGCATGAACAACAATTGAGAACAAAGTGAATCAACACAAGCTGCAAAAACTGAGAATGATCGCATTTAAATATATTTCCATCTGGAATAGGAAATGACTTATTACAAAGGATGAACCAGAACGCCTCCAGACATTCCACTTCAGCTGTTCCTAAGCTTGCTTCCACTATACATGGCATTATATGATAGGAATGTGTAGGCATTTCATTGCAACCCCTTTTAAGAGCCAATCACTCCATACCACACTAACATATATAAGAAGAGACACAACGGATATCATCCAAACCAGTTCACTAGTAAAACTAAATAAGCAATAAAATGTATTAATCAACCTGAAAAACTAAATCTACCTCGCGGACTAAACATAAGTACATCAACGCGAGAAGAAATTGTCTTGAGAAACAAGATTATATGAAACAAAATCCAAAACTCCACCAAAACAGTATCAGAACTTGTAGCATCGAATAGAAACATGATCCATCAGCATCTAGTTACCTCTCATTGCATCAACCACCAATCCGTAATGCTCCGCAATCAAATCTAAGCGCTTCACCATCAAGGCAGCTTCATCATCCTCCAGTTTCTTCCACTTCTCCTCCAGCAGTTTAGCCTTGTCAGGAGCAATCAAACTCATCTTCTCCTTCAAAAAACTTGTTCCATTCGGGTACATTGTAAACATGCCAGACATACTTTCAAATGATGCAGCCAAACGTGGATATTCGGACTGGAAATCTTGTGGATCACCCTTAACTATATCCTCCTTAACCACCTCTTTTACAGCAACCTGATTCTCTTCTTCCGTATGTTTCTCAGCATCCTTGGGTTTGCTAACTTTAGCACTTCTCTTAAGTTCAGAACTCTTCTTAGCCTCAACAGTCTTTTTAGCTTTGCCATTAGTGCTATTGGTAACAATTTCCTTAACTCCATCACTAGTTTCAGGGGCACCCCAAATTCTCTTTGAAtgctcaaaaactaaaaaatcctGACCCTTCATGAAAACTGGTTCCTCACCACCTTTCGCATTAGTCAAAAATTTCTTCTTTAACCTCTTTAGCTTTTCACTGAGTTGACTCTTTGAAACCTCAACCAGCAACTTCCCTCTAATGAATTCATGAAAAGCTGACATATCCGCATTAGGTTCCATACCTTTTACCGTCTTGTATTCAGCAACACCTTTGAGCAGAGCAAGCTGGTCGTCATCGTTCCATAGACTGCGAGGAGTAGCAGCTGATTTTTTATCCTCTTCTTCTGCAGTCTTGGGCTTCTTCCTCCCTTTTTCTTTCTGGGCCTCTTGCGGCCTCTTTCCTGCTGGTTTCGATGGGGAAGAAGCTTTGGCAGAAACAATCGGCTTAATGGTGAAATTTGATACAGAAGGGGAAGGCGGGGAATGACCCGATTTCGCTTCCAATTCAGAACCTGACCCATTCTCGCTGCCAGACTCAGAAGAAAATTGGGGTTTCTGAGAGGTTTGGACTGGTTTCTTAGTGATGGGTCTCTTCACAACTGGAGGGACTATCGTAGGTTCTTCATCCTCTTCAGTTTCTTCCCCCGAATgctgt
This region includes:
- the LOC125877733 gene encoding STOREKEEPER protein-like isoform X3; this encodes MAPKTKSRLVDQPPSASSSEEQEEVEESQEEEEQHSGEETEEDEEPTIVPPVVKRPITKKPVQTSQKPQFSSESGSENGSGSELEAKSGHSPPSPSVSNFTIKPIVSAKASSPSKPAGKRPQEAQKEKGRKKPKTAEEEDKKSAATPRSLWNDDDQLALLKGVAEYKTVKGMEPNADMSAFHEFIRGKLLVEVSKSQLSEKLKRLKKKFLTNAKGGEEPVFMKGQDFLVFEHSKRIWGAPETSDGVKEIVTNSTNGKAKKTVEAKKSSELKRSAKVSKPKDAEKHTEEENQVAVKEVVKEDIVKGDPQDFQSEYPRLAASFESMSGMFTMYPNGTSFLKEKMSLIAPDKAKLLEEKWKKLEDDEAALMVKRLDLIAEHYGLVVDAMRGN
- the LOC125877733 gene encoding STOREKEEPER protein-like isoform X4, with amino-acid sequence MAPKTKSRLVDQPPSASSSEEQEEVEESQEEEEQHSGEETEEDEEPTIVPPVVKRPITKKPVQTSQKPQFSSESGSENGSGSELEAKSGHSPPSPSVSNFTIKPIVSAKASSPSKPAGKRPQEAQKEKGRKKPKTAEEEDKKSAATPRSLWNDDDQLALLKGVAEYKTVKGMEPNADMSAFHEFIRGKLLVEVSKSQLSEKLKRLKKKFLTNAKGGEEPVFMKGQDFLVFEHSKRIWGAPETSDGVKEIVTNSTNGKAKKTVEAKKSSELKRSAKVSKPKDAEKHTEEENQVAVKEVVKEDIVKGDPQDFQSEYPRLAASFESMSGMFTMYPNGTSFLKEKMSLIAPDKAKLLEEKWKKLEDDEAALMVKRLDLIAEHYGLVVDAMRGN
- the LOC125877733 gene encoding STOREKEEPER protein-like isoform X2 yields the protein MAPKTKSRLVDQPPSASSSEEQEEVEESQEEEEQHSGEETEEDEEPTIVPPVVKRPITKKPVQTSQKPQFSSESGSENGSGSELEAKSGHSPPSPSVSNFTIKPIVSAKASSPSKPAGKRPQEAQKEKGRKKPKTAEEEDKKSAATPRSLWNDDDQLALLKGVAEYKTVKGMEPNADMSAFHEFIRGKLLVEVSKSQLSEKLKRLKKKFLTNAKGGEEPVFMKGQDFLVFEHSKRIWGAPETSDGVKEIVTNSTNGKAKKTVEAKKSSELKRSAKVSKPKDAEKHTEEENQVAVKEVVKEDIVKGDPQDFQSEYPRLAASFESMSGMFTMYPNGTSFLKEKMSLIAPDKAKLLEEKWKKLEDDEAALMVKRLDLIAEHYGLVVDAMRGLMRR
- the LOC125877733 gene encoding STOREKEEPER protein-like isoform X1, which codes for MAPKTKSRLVDQPPSASSSEEQEEVEESQEEEEQHSGEETEEDEEPTIVPPVVKRPITKKPVQTSQKPQFSSESGSENGSGSELEAKSGHSPPSPSVSNFTIKPIVSAKASSPSKPAGKRPQEAQKEKGRKKPKTAEEEDKKSAATPRSLWNDDDQLALLKGVAEYKTVKGMEPNADMSAFHEFIRGKLLVEVSKSQLSEKLKRLKKKFLTNAKGGEEPVFMKGQDFLVFEHSKRIWGAPETSDGVKEIVTNSTNGKAKKTVEAKKSSELKRSAKVSKPKDAEKHTEEENQVAVKEVVKEDIVKGDPQDFQSEYPRLAASFESMSGMFTMYPNGTSFLKEKMSLIAPDKAKLLEEKWKKLEDDEAALMVKRLDLIAEHYGLVVDAMRGSSLNVKSAFAVK